In Kryptolebias marmoratus isolate JLee-2015 linkage group LG11, ASM164957v2, whole genome shotgun sequence, the following proteins share a genomic window:
- the si:dkey-5i3.5 gene encoding uncharacterized protein si:dkey-5i3.5, with amino-acid sequence MLTRMALSRGITAHRLCKNVTFYMNELTSPGAGSHISEDRKPLMLMLPWLGARPQAVAKYCEIYFRTGFDILVVESEVKDFLWPRWGLNRCKLLLELLQSERFVTRPLLVHAFSIGGFTFAQLLVHMSQDKQKYQSVTNRIKGQVYDSLVVGSLDHMAVGLGKTMFPRWDSLVKRISLLYFSVFKHQTVDYFNLSIDVFWNTPVTAPSLFFFCENDALSDAQTVENLVDYWQKHGMDVTAKKWEVSTHAGHLRRHPQEYLTSLDTFLQSLQITPLKAKM; translated from the exons ATGTTGACCAGGATGGCTCTGAGCAGAGGCATCACTGCACATCGCCTTTGCAAGAACGTCACTTTTTACATGAACGAGTTGACGTCTCCGGGAGCAGGAAGTCACATCTCCGAGGACCGTAAACCTCTTATGTTGATGCTGCCCTGGTTGGGAGCTCGTCCTCAAGCTGTTGCTAAGTACTGTGAGATCTACTTTCGCACTGGCTTTGACATCCTTGTTGTGGAGAGTGAG gTGAAAGACTTCCTGTGGCCTCGCTGGGGTCTGAATCGTTGCAAACTGTTGCTGGAGTTGCTCCAGAGCGAGCGCTTCGTGACCCGCCCCCTGCTTGTTCATGCCTTCTCTATCGGTGGCTTCACTTTTGCTCAGCTGCTGGTCCACATGTCCCAGGACAAACAAAAGTACCAGTCAGTAACAAATAGGATCAAAGGTCAAGTCTATGACAGCTTGGTAGTGGGGTCACTGGATCACATGGCCGTAG GTCTGGGTAAAACGATGTTTCCTCGCTGGGACTCGCTGGTGAAACGGATAAGCCTGCTatacttcagtgtttttaaacaccAAACGGTGGACTACTTCAACTTGAGCATCGACGTGTTTTGGAATACTCCAGTCACGGCCCCGTCACTGTTCTTCTTTTGTGAGAACGATGCGTTGAGTGACGCACAGACTGTGGAGAATCTGGTCGATTACTGGCAGAAGCACGGGATGGACGTCACGGCAAAGAAGTGGGAGGTTTCAACCCATGCGGGGCACCTGAGGAGACACCCACAGGAGTATCTGACTTCCCTGGACACCTTCCTACAGTCACTCCAAATCACCCCGCTGAAGGCCAAGATGTAA
- the LOC108230194 gene encoding proline-rich transmembrane protein 4 has protein sequence MTLLLGLQTLKMAFPWNIFVLRPFLLTLLLYVILLTGENAIETQQTDKNRVTQSLHKPHGSRLAQGKPMFGPENINFLGQPLSWTLMSSEDTDRQGVLGEYSEESTETPLIYLNEGGLLSTHTKSGTEDTTRQTIWSSSGNVPQNPTQQQTLNVLSAESSTVSVLHPTQSKENEPTSDTLQKEVTENHLPFLLSGSLPSHRPDQKSSSLESDGSGPNPEHHTPSAGTNSLGWTEGMSINKEEKQNGLDDVRDYALHRGIVSIETATDESRKNSLNVFKTSGTFLLGDSLDMFTTPCKTSDETWTPTYPDDLTPSLPPFLALSPGLLVPLYSDWNSALSTWGFAWEAHVYGLGAVFALFGITSVVCLLGLPIRCPPGFPFFTMLHFFILTFAGIQAFSLVYDAYNSQDRLPPLVAQLLSELPLPCLISAFSLAFLLLSLSTRNHLSLPLAISTSFSALPKPCLLLCMCLLHFVVSLGYVGLLQLFQNLPTVILLFPHGVFVCLTIFLSCSYLIFYCLRLVNSKHIYRLNDSGETGGSPEVTRPPICPFSKVEDWDRAAAAGLGSSVCLLGCGGLQLYGILHVLGFGGVDGFGFQPWLWWGYQIGCRLCEIGVCLGLSIIGAHPVFCKNSSTIKTLTTPRPGSWSRLFCSSPLRELNVPSQDGIKSPVLSSHESWSQAKQENPVVCDVVTKRQSEALPLCSVENPPANGVNSANKLSQNQSTFPLLTPPKPLNKPKNMDQSQPSSLESVRAETDSTGDLRPPSPIDLSRSIDQALFSDSLFSHSIFGPQRLFHGSSTVSLSSPNQGTLKQGPCSVGDNIYRTSSCGKVDQEKAVSNFRASQPHGTLTSRSNPVPEQLDWKGSITGSTHGLCSYPKETGKLRSNSWTNRGQNFAQSNLPRAIPHLSYHRRYRTLSLASQDSRGSGRLAGTKQLSESKQLEWDTAVQAEFVNVCRQIDALSVCSDTIEL, from the exons ATGACTTTGCTGTTAGGATTGCAAACCCTCAAAATGGCATTCCCCTGGAACATTTTCGTCCTCCGACCTTTCTTATTGACTCTGTTACTTTATGTCATACTTTTAACCGGAGAAAATGCGATTGAaacacaacagacagacaaaaacagagtaacACAATCCTTACATAAACCTCACGGCTCACGTTTGGCACAAGGGAAGCCTATGTTTGGACCTGAGAACATCAACTTCCTGGGTCAACCTTTGAGTTGGACCTTGATGTCATCTGAGGATACAGACAGACAAGGTGTGCTTGGTGAATACAGTGAGGAGAGCACAGAGACACCCCTTATATATCTTAATGAAGGAGGACTTCtatcaacacacacaaagagtgGAACAGAGGATACTACCAGACAAACAATATGGTCTTCATCAGGAAATGTGCCACAAAATCCTActcaacaacaaacattaaatgttttgtcaGCCGAGAGCAGCACTGTATCTGTTTTGCATCCCACTCAGAGCAAAGAGAATGAACCGACATCTGACACACTGCAAAAAGAGGTGACAGAGAACCATTTACCTTTTCTTCTGTCTGGCTCACTTCCATCACACAGACCTGACCAGAAGTCATCTTCTCTGGAGTCAGATGGCTCTGGACCTAACCCTGAGCACCATACTCCATCAGCAGGTACAAACAGCTTAGGATGGACTGAAGGCATGTCTAttaacaaagaggaaaaacaaaatggactgGATGATGTCAGAGATTATGCTTTACACAGAGGAATCGTCAGCATAGAAACAGCTACAG ATGAATCCAGGAAAAACAGCCTGAATGTCTTCAAGACCAGTGGCACATTTTTACTTGGGGATAGCTTGGACATGTTCACCACACCCTGCAAAACATCGGACGAGACCTGGACTCCCACCTACCCGGATGATCTTACGCCCAGCCTTCCACCCTTTCTGGCCCTCAGCCCTGGCCTTCTGGTGCCCCTGTATTCAGACTGGAACTCTGCACTCAGCACATGGGGATTTGCATGGGAAGCACACGTATACGGCCTTGGAGCTGTCTTCGCTCTGTTTGGCATAACCTCTGTAGTCTGCTTGTTAGGCTTGCCCATTCGATGTCCTCCTGGATTTCCCTTTTTCACAATGCTGCACTTTTTCATTCTGACATTTGCTGGGATCCAAGCTTTCAGTTTGGTCTATGATGCTTACAATTCTCAAGATCGTCTTCCTCCTCTGGTGGCTCAGCTGCTCTCTGAACTGCCATTGCCATGTTTGATATCAGCCTTCTCCCTGGCCTTCCTTCTTTTATCCTTGAGCACACGCAACcatctctctcttcctcttgcTATTTCTACCTCATTTTCAGCCTTGCCCAAACCTTGCCTTTTACTATGCATGTGTCTATTGCATTTTGTAGTCTCTCTAGGGTATGTTGGCCTCCTTCAGCTCTTCCAAAACCTTCCTACTGTAATCCTTCTATTCCCTCACGGTGTATTTGTCTGTCTCACCATCTTTTTGTCATGCTCCTACctcatcttctactgcttaAGACTAGTGAACTCTAAACATATTTACAGGCTGAATGACAGTGGAGAGACTGGAGGATCACCTGAAGTTACACGACCCCCAATTTGTCCCTTTTCCAAAGTAGAGGACTGGGAtagggcagcagcagctggattaGGAAGTTCAGTATGTTTGCTGGGATGTGGAGGTCTTCAACTTTATGGGATACTACATGTCCTTGGTTTTGGAGGGGTAGATGGCTTTGGGTTCCAGCCCTGGCTCTGGTGGGGCTACCAGATAGGGTGCAGACTCTGTGAGATTGGAGTGTGTCTAGGTTTGTCTATCATTGGCGCACAccctgttttctgtaaaaacagctccaCCATCAAGACCTTAACTACCCCCCGACCCGGATCTTGGTCTCGTCTATTCTGCAGTTCCCCTTTACGAGAGCTCAATGTCCCTTCTCAAGATGGGATTAAATCTCCTGTCCTCTCCTCTCATGAGTCCTGGTCCCAGGCTAAGCAGGAGAATCCAGTGGTGTGTGATGTTGTCACCAAGAGGCAGTCAGAGGCGCTTCCTCTTTGTTCAGTGGAAAACCCTCCTGCAAATGGAGTAAACAGTGCCAACAAGCTCAGCCAGAATCAAAGTACTTTTCCTCTGCTTACACCTCCAAAGCCACTgaacaaacctaaaaacatggatcagtctcagccatCATCTCTGGAGAGTGTACGTGCAGAGACTGACTCAACTGGTGACCTACGTCCTCCATCTCCTATAGACTTGTCTCGCAGTATTGACCAAGCTTTATTCAGTGACtctttattttctcacagtATATTTGGTCCACAAAGATTGTTCCATGGGTCCTCAACTGTTTCTTTAAGCTCTCCTAACCAAGGTACCCTGAAGCAAGGACCCTGCTCAGTTGGAGATAACATTTACAGAACCTCCTCTTGTGGAAAAGTGGATCAGGAGAAAGCTGTGTCCAATTTCAGAGCTTCCCAACCACACGGCACTTTGACATCTCGTAGTAATCCAGTACCGGAACAACTGGATTGGAAGGGGAGCATTACTGGCTCAACCCACGGTTTGTGCAGTTATCCCAAAGAAACAGGAAAGTTACGTTCGAATTCTTGGACTAACAGGGGTCAAAACTTTGCACAAAGCAACTTGCCAAGAGCAATTCCCCACCTGTCTTATCACAGGCGATACCGAACACTGAGCTTGGCCTCCCAGGACAGTCGGGGCTCCGGTCGATTAGCAGGGACTAAACAACTAAGTGAGAGCAAACAGCTGGAATGGGATACGGCTGTGCAAGCAGAGTTTGTTAATGTGTGCAGACAAATTGATGCCCTGAGTGTTTGCAGTGATACAATTGAATTGTAA